From Lycium ferocissimum isolate CSIRO_LF1 chromosome 12, AGI_CSIRO_Lferr_CH_V1, whole genome shotgun sequence, one genomic window encodes:
- the LOC132040151 gene encoding uncharacterized protein LOC132040151 isoform X1, with the protein MRRVTTELTRLTHILEYLSITPSLLVPVHFDSKATIHIGIRSSTRGLSMLNSIATSYGNNFFQQAWVEILKYMDKIQRTVASNIIRSAWKLKYLIGCYHGII; encoded by the exons ATGAGAAGGGTTACAACAGAACTTACTCGGTTAACTCATATTCTTGAATATCTTTCCATCACTCCATCTTTGCTTGTTCCTGTTCACTTTGATAGCAAGGCTACTATACACATCGGGATCCGGTCTTCCACGAGAGGACTAAGCATGTTGAACTCTATTGCCACTTCGTACGGCAACAATTTCTTTCAG CAGGCTTGGGTCGAAATACTGAAATACATGGATAAAATTCAGCGCACCGTTGCTTCAAATATAATAAG ATCAGCGTGGAAACTGAAGTACCTCATCGGGTGCTACCACGGAATTATATAG
- the LOC132040151 gene encoding uncharacterized protein LOC132040151 isoform X3 yields the protein MRRVTTELTRLTHILEYLSITPSLLVPVHFDSKATIHIGIRSSTRGLSMLNSIATSYGNNFFQQAWVEILKYMDKIQRTVASNIIRSFKQLWWC from the exons ATGAGAAGGGTTACAACAGAACTTACTCGGTTAACTCATATTCTTGAATATCTTTCCATCACTCCATCTTTGCTTGTTCCTGTTCACTTTGATAGCAAGGCTACTATACACATCGGGATCCGGTCTTCCACGAGAGGACTAAGCATGTTGAACTCTATTGCCACTTCGTACGGCAACAATTTCTTTCAG CAGGCTTGGGTCGAAATACTGAAATACATGGATAAAATTCAGCGCACCGTTGCTTCAAATATAATAAG GAGTTTCAAACAACTTTGGTGGTGctga
- the LOC132040151 gene encoding uncharacterized protein LOC132040151 isoform X2: MRRVTTELTRLTHILEYLSITPSLLVPVHFDSKATIHIGIRSSTRGLSMLNSIATSYGNNFFQAWVEILKYMDKIQRTVASNIIRSAWKLKYLIGCYHGII; encoded by the exons ATGAGAAGGGTTACAACAGAACTTACTCGGTTAACTCATATTCTTGAATATCTTTCCATCACTCCATCTTTGCTTGTTCCTGTTCACTTTGATAGCAAGGCTACTATACACATCGGGATCCGGTCTTCCACGAGAGGACTAAGCATGTTGAACTCTATTGCCACTTCGTACGGCAACAATTTCTTTCAG GCTTGGGTCGAAATACTGAAATACATGGATAAAATTCAGCGCACCGTTGCTTCAAATATAATAAG ATCAGCGTGGAAACTGAAGTACCTCATCGGGTGCTACCACGGAATTATATAG
- the LOC132040151 gene encoding uncharacterized protein LOC132040151 isoform X4, whose translation MRRVTTELTRLTHILEYLSITPSLLVPVHFDSKATIHIGIRSSTRGLSMLNSIATSYGNNFFQAWVEILKYMDKIQRTVASNIIRSFKQLWWC comes from the exons ATGAGAAGGGTTACAACAGAACTTACTCGGTTAACTCATATTCTTGAATATCTTTCCATCACTCCATCTTTGCTTGTTCCTGTTCACTTTGATAGCAAGGCTACTATACACATCGGGATCCGGTCTTCCACGAGAGGACTAAGCATGTTGAACTCTATTGCCACTTCGTACGGCAACAATTTCTTTCAG GCTTGGGTCGAAATACTGAAATACATGGATAAAATTCAGCGCACCGTTGCTTCAAATATAATAAG GAGTTTCAAACAACTTTGGTGGTGctga